Genomic segment of bacterium:
GAGCGGCACGATAATCGCCGAGCGCTCTCTCCCCCGCCGCTCGAGCTCGTCATTGAACGCAATCGCCAGCTCGGTCGTATGCAGGTACGGCCCGGTGCCGTAGGCGAAATTCGTCACTATATACTGACGCGATGGCATGGCAAGATGTAGCCTTCTAACCGCAACTCACAACATCCGATAGTCTACGCCCACAACCTTCATGACTTCATCACGCTGATAGAGCGCCCAGGGATCAAACAGGAGGACGCCCGCGCGCGAGAGCGCGAGGAGTTTGCGGATCGGGAGCGAGCGGAGTGCGCGATGATTCGTCATCACGATAACTGCGTCGGCGTCGCGGAACACCTCGGCGCTCGTGCGCGCGACCTCAATGCCGAGCGCGGCGATCTCGGGTCGCGCGACCACCGGGTCGTAACCGACAATCGTCACGCCACGCTCTTTTCGCAAGAGAGCGACAAGCTCGAGTGTCGGCGATCCACGCATGTCTGAGGTCGGCGGCTCGCCTTTGAATGCAAGGCCGAGAACGCCGACGCGGAGCGCTCCTCTGCCTCGCGCCTTCCGCCGCGCGCGGAGAAATGCGCGGATTTCGTCCGCAACGACGGTAAGAATCGCGACGTTCGTCTCCCGCGCATCTCGAGCAAGCAGGGGAGTATATTCGCGCGCGTGTGCGGAGGCGATATAGAGAAACGGGTCTTTCTCGAGGCAGTAGCCGCCGACGCCGGGGGATGGCCGCGGCACCATCGAGCGCGGGTAGCCAGTGTTTGCCGCAGAAATCACCCGCTGTGTATCAATGCCCCATCTGCGACAAATCAACGATACCTCGTTTGCAAACGCAAACGTAACATCGCGGTAGGTATTATTAACGAGCTTGACCATCTCTGCCTCTTCAAGTGTGTCTACGATTATCACCGTATCGGTCATGAGATTAAAAATCGCCGCAGCCGCGTTCGTGCTTGCTCGATTGATTCCACCAACGACCTGCGGGAGAGAGCGGAGCTCGGACAGCGCCTGGCCTTCTACTGTGCGCTCCGGCGCAAACGCAACAAAAAAATCCTCGCCTGCCTTAAGGCCGGAGCGCTTCTCAAGAGTTGGCACTACAACATCGCGCGTCGTGCCAAGCGGAACGGTAGAGCGGAGGATAACGCTGTCGCCGCGCTTGAGAACGCGGCCGACTGCGTTCGCGGCATCCTTCAGGTGTGCGAGCTGCGGACGCTGCTCTCTATCAAGCGGTGTCCCCACTGCGATGATGTAGACATCTGCGAGACTACGCTCGTCGAGGCTCGTGAGCACGCTGAATCGCTTGCCGACATGATCAGTAAGCAAATCCTCTATGCCTTCCTCAAAGAACGGCGCTTTTTTACGTCGCACGAGGGCCGTGAGTTCCGCGTTCGTGTCAAAGCCCACGACGCGAAAGCCGAGATCAGCGAACGTAAGCGCGAGCGTGAGACCGACGTAGCCGAGGCCGATAACAGCGACACGCTTTGCCCGGACGTCCGCAGCGAGCCAGAGCTCGTGGAACCACACGATATCTATCGGCCGCCCGTCTCGATCAATAACGACTATTTTTTCAAAGTGCTTCTTCTGCCACCCTCCCTCTCTCATACGCGCGACCACCTGCTCAAAGAGTGCTGCCGGTTCCTCCCGGCCCCGTACCGTAAACGGCTGCGGGTTCATCACGCTCTTAAGCGGCTCGTCCGAGGTCGCGCCGCGGCCGAGAGCCCGACGGATGTCACCGTCGGTCGCAATACCGACGAGCTTACCCGTCTCATCAACAACCAGCACAATCCCGCCGGGCAATTCCGACACTCCCGGATCCTGCCGATTCATCAGCGCAAGCGCCTGCCCGAGCGTCTGGTCGTAGGATAGTATAAGCGAATCTATAGATTTTTTCGTCTGCTCCATACGCAAAAAACTCACAACTCCCCGCGCTCTTTGAGTGATCGGTAGATCGCCTCAGCGACTAGAAAATCAGTCGCGCTGTTGATATCCACCGAGCGCTCGTGCGGCATGATGTATGGTAGCACTTTTTCTCCCCACACTCTCCCCAGCTCCATGACGACCGAGCGTCTCGCCGCGTAGAGCCCGCCGTTTCGCTTATAGACCGACTCGAAATCCTGCCTACGGGAGGTCGTAAGCTCCTCGGTACCCGAGACATATTGCTCAAGGAAACCATCGGCGCGCACTCGCTTCATCTTCACCGGGTGAAAATCTCTCACTTCATATACACTGACAATAGAGTCTGCCTCGCGGCGCGCGACAAGCATCTCGAGCGCCTCGTCAATATCGGCGGCGGTAAGAAATGGTGTCGTTGCGTGGAGCTGCACCACATAGTCTACCGCGCGCCCCATCTCGCGCTCAATCTCGCTCGTCGCATGTTGGAGCATGGGGACATCCGGGGTCGTATCAAGTGCAAGCTCCACTGGCCTCCGAAGCGCGACTTCCCTGCCTCCCAAAGAAGCAGCGATATCGAGCACCTCCTCGTCCTCGGAAGAAACAACGACGCGGCTGAGACTCGAGCTCGCCAGTGCCGAGCGCAGCATGTGCGCAAGGAGCGGCACGCCGCCAAGCGGCTTGATATTCTTCCGCGGCACGCTCTTGGACCCTCCGCGCGCGGGTATAACGGCGAGTATATATGGGTTCATATAAACAACATCCCTCAACCAAACAATACGCATCCACGCTCTTGTGACAGCGCTTTGGAAATTGGGTATTGGAAATTGGAAATTAAAATCTGTACCCTTTTCGCTTCAAATTCTCAAGCATCCACTCCGCTTTGAGCCAATCAAGCGGTTCGTCTATGTCCACCGAGCGCTCCCGCGGCACGACATGTCCGACGACGCTCTCTCCATACAATCGTCCAGCCATGATAGTATCACGCCGCATGGCGTAGACTGCGCCGCTCCTGCGATATGCGGTCGGCAGATCCTGGCGACGCGCACCTTCCGGTTCTGCCATGGTGTACGGAAGCACGCGACCGTTCTCGATCCGCTTTGCCTTCACCGGATGGTCCGCGTTGGCGACTTCGACGAGCGTCACCGCGCTCTCCGCCCCGCTCTCAATCAAGATTCGGAGCGTCTCGTCAATGTCCTCCGGCGTGCGAAACGGCGAGGTCGGTTGGAGTATCACGGCATAATCGAACTTCCTGCCCTCACGCTCCTCCATAAAGGAAATCGCGTGCTGCATCACCGGCACGTGTGGTGCGTGATCAGTCGCAAGCTCGGCCGGGCGTACGAATGGCACCTTTCCGCCACAAGTCCGCGCGACGTCCGCGATCTCTTCGCTGTCTGTTGAAACGATGCAATGCGTGAGAAACGTGCTGCCTCGGGCCGCCTCGATTGAAAAAGCAATTAGGGGTTTGCCGCCGAGCGGCTTTATATTTTTCCCAGGAATGCCCTTTGAGCCGCCCCGTGCCGTAATGACGCCGAGGATCACGCGCTGCTTAAGAAAAGGTGTCGTTTTCGCGTTCATACTCAATTCAAAAAAACAGAAGGAAGAATCCCTATAAACATTAATAGCGTTGCTATCGCTCGGCGGCCCATTTCTCTCTCTTCGAGAAATTTGCCCGCTATAACCACTGTCCATAGCGCTTGGAGCCTTTTCAGGCTTGATGCGTATGCTACGAGAGAGTAATGTAACGCCTGGTTTGTTAACACAACGCCCACACTGCTAAACAATGAAATAAGCATATGCGCCTTGCAATGCTGCGTAAAAGATTCGATAACGGTGGTGGTAAATTTCCGATCGTACATCATATTGATTACATAGGTAAGAATGCCAAGCGATGTAAAAATAAAAAAAGTTGCGAACAGCGCCGAGGATCGCACGACTGCAATTTTATCAAAAGGAAAGGAAGCGGCAAAAAGAACAGAACCGATAAGCCCATATGCAACCCCTCTATCCTTTATCGAGGATTGCCTGTTCTGATATCTAAAAATTTTGCCTCCACCAAGTAAAAACCAGAGACCCGACATCGTTATAAAAATTCCAACAACACCGGCCAAAGACGGTTTCTCATTTAAAAACAAAAATCCAGTAAAAATGACTAGCGGTGGGATAATGAGACGTAGAGGCGCAATAAGAGACGCATCACTCAACTTAAAAGCCCGAACAAATAAGTTCTGTGATATTAAATTTAAAAAACCCGTTATAGCGACAGCGGACCAAAAACCGTCCTCAATCTCTGGAATCCCAACCAGGACAAGAATTGGTAATAACAATATTCCGGTGAGAAACAAAGTAATGACGAGGAGCGCCTGATCGTTCAGACCATCTTTCAGATGCTTCCTTCTCAAAACATCGCTAATGCCGAGCGCAAAAGTACCGCTTAACATTAATGCAAGAAAGAGAATCGTCATAACTTTCCATTCCTACATGCCCGCCCACTGATAATCTATAACACAACGCGTGGTGCAATAGTGACACAAATTTCTATCATGTCAACGAGCCGTTTGTAGGCCGTCCCGTCGGCGCGAGGCATGAGCTGCTCTCGCGCCCGAGAGCGCTCAACCGCACCGAGTGACGGATCAGTGAGATGAGCATTAAGCGCGGTCATCAAGTCCTCGGGGCTCCTCACCAGCCGCACGGCGCCGCTCTCAAGAAGCGGCACATAGTGCCTATGAGAATAGCCGCGCGCGTAGCGATCCGGGTAACAGATGTTCACGACGGGCGTGTCGCAGAGAATCGCTTCGATCGAGAGTGTTGAGCGGTAGTTGGTATTGACGTCAGCGTAGCGAAGTGTTGCCGTAAGATTGGCGATATCTTCCTCGTCGAGCTCAACCGCGCTACCGGCAGCCGTAGCGCGCCGTTTGCCCGCCGCCTCGAGATGAAAATTCCTGGGTGGCGAGGCAAGAAGTGACGCGAACCTCCTACCGTCTTCCTTCGGGTGCAAGCGCACGAAGATATTCGGGTAGCCCGCGAACACGCCCCGCTCGCGCGCCGCAAGGATGTCCGCAAGCACCAGGTGCTCTTCGGGATAGTTGCCGTCCGTTATCGTCGTGAGTAAAATCATTTTTTCACGCGGGTCGAGATTTTTACTCCGCAAGAATTCCTCGCGCGTCGGGAGCGAGCGCTGCGGCGAGATGTGGTTGTCAAACCGTACCGGCCCGGAAATAAACACGTTCTCCGGCACATAGCCGTACTCGCGTACTGCGACCCCCTTCATGTGATCATTCCAAAGACAGAGGTAGTCCGTCCGACGAAAATGAACGCCGCCGTTGTGGAGATTATCCCAATTAAAATTGATCGCCGCGGTCGGCGCGCAGTACTTCCTCGCGTACACCACCGCCTCCGCATCAAAATGGTTGAAACCGGGGGAGCACGTGAGAATAATCGCGGGCTCATAGCGGCGGAGCAGCTCCTCCCACGCTCGATTGCGCGGCACAAGGAGCGTTTCAAGCCATGTAAAAAGGTCGTTCGTAATCCAGCACTGCGGCAGCGCATACGAGAGCGTCCGCAGCGCGCGACGTCGCCAGTCGCGCATGCCCTTCAGCCTGTTGCGCGCGACAACGGGTTCAAAGTCGTACTTTCGGATCATCGAGTAACGAAGAAGCTTACCGAAGAGGATCCAAAATTTCGGATGCTGAATCGCCCGCTCGATGTAGGTGAGGTTCGAGAGCGCGGGATACGGCGCACCACCGGCGAGGGCGCCCGGCGCAAGAAACGCCAACACATGGAACCGTGCCGCAAGCTCAACAATAAATCGCGTCCGAAGCAAATCCGACGCATACGCATTATTAGAAATGAAGAGAAAAACGGTTTGCATAATTTCTGGGTGCCACTATACTACTGCGATGTTTCCTACGGGAGCGCGTTTTAATAGGGAAGATTATGGATGATACACCCAAACAGCATCGTATGGTGGCTTATGATTCGAACGTCCTTGTGCCTCTGTTCAGCACATAGTCTCATGTCGTATTTTGTATAATAATAGTGTTTTGGACAGCGTTGGGAAATGAGATAGAGCATGTGCAGTAATCTCAGTAATGAAAATTTCTTCTCGGAAAAAGTGAATACAAAATACTCGCTTTTTAAGTTTTTAAACAGCGCGACAATTTCCTCTGCAGTGAGATAATCCAGAAAACCAAGACCTACGGTAATATCCGCTTTTGGAAGATGTATGCTGTTCGCGTCCCCCTCAATAAACGCGAGCCCTCCGGTAATGTCTAATTCTTTCTGGAGTCTCCTGGCGCGCTCGATGGCCCTGCGAGAAACATCAACTCCGACGATGCTGTGCGGTCCGGCTTCCCGACGCATCCGAAATGCAAAATAGCCCGAGCCGCACCCCAGCTCCAAAACTGATTTATTTCGCGCATTCTTTTTTAGGATATCCAGACACAACTCGCTCCGCACCTTGAGAGGTTTTCGAAACTTCGAGGCGAGCGTTTCGACAAATGAAAGACCTTCGCTCGAGGAGAGCGAATCTTCCCACGCAATAATTTTGTTATCCCAGTATTCCCTACTGTCCATAATAATAATCCTGAAATGAAGTAAAGGTGTGCGCCTGCAATAGTGTTCGTGCCATTTTTTGTATGTTGCTGGTATACGGCAGACAGAACGGATTTTTTAAAAGCAATTTCATCTTAAACGGAATTGAGGCTATCTCTTTTGTCTCATAGAGCTGCCAGGGATGTATAAATAAAATGGCAGGAATTCCCCGCTCATTTAGTTTTCTTATAAAATAAGAGGTGCCTCTCGCTTTCAAAAGCGCCATAAAAAGACCGCTTCCGATCGGTATCGAACGGAGCAAGAGGCTCATCGTCAAATTTTTTGGAAGCTCTTTTGAAACGCTGGCTTTACGATACGCGACAATCGAGACGGGTATCTCGTCTATCCCTTCATAATTAAAAACTGCATATGCATCGTACGTTGAAGAAGAGTACTTAAAACCGTATTTTTTCAAATACCGCCACGAGTCTGGCGGGAGATACATCAGAGGAGCGCGAAACCCTTTAGGATTAAATTTTTTTATAAATTTTTTTGAAAGAACCAACTCCCGCTCTAGAATCGCCGCTTTCGTTAAAAGGGGATGGGTGTGTGTATGATACGCGATTTCATGGCCCCTATTTTGTATCTCCTCAACCGCACGAGGGTGCCAATCATATATCTCAGCGACTATAAAGAAGGTCGCTTTCTGTTCAAACTCGTCAAGTACATCCAGTATTTTTTCTATTGCGTGCCGGATATAGCCGTCGTCCATTATCTTTCTCTCGTCAGAGGATGTTTTTTTAATCTTAAGCGCATCCTCATAGAAATGTATCCACGACTCCGTATCAATTGAGAGAATATTTTTCATCTTTTACTCACAAGATACTGCGGCCGCTCGGTCTATGTGCGCAGATATCGAGACGAGACTATCGCTTACTTCTTCTTCGCAACGATGACTGCTTGCGTGAGCAGTATGGGCCAAATAATTTTTTGCTCGATAATAGTCCCGTGTTCCTTAACAGTCGTTTCGACTTCGTGCATGGTGAGTGGACGTTCATCGTGATATATCCACTTCCCAACGAGGACGGCGACGCGCCTCGCAAAACGGTATAAGAGTGTCGGGGTCGGGAAAGCGATGATTGCGAGCCCTCCAGAAGAAAGCAGACTGAAGTGGCCTACAATAGCACGTTTGGTATCTTCCGGAGAAAAATGCTCTATGAGCCCGACACTAAACACGAGGTCAGCTTGCGGTTCGTTCTGTACGACTAAAACATCGGCTCTATGAAGAAAGGTGCCTGTATCGGAACCAAACTTGTCTTCAAATTTTTTAAGACTTACGTCGTTATTGTCAACAACATGATATTCTTTCGGGCTAAACCTATCTTTTATGAGCGAGTAGAAACAACTGTCACCGCCGCCGAGCTCAACAACCCTCATAGTATGAGGGTAGGAAATATATTTTTGTATGAAGTCAACTAAGACCTTGCTCTTGGTTTTTCGAAAAAATTTAATGTATATCGGCGCTGAGCGCTGTTCGTTATAATATGAATTCCAATCCGTCCTTCTCTGTCCATATTTGCCCATGACAATATTTTTTTTTACGGTAAAAAGCTCAAGGAGGGTACGCATATAGGACGTTACGCGGACCTTGGATTCTTTGCTCGCTTTGTACGTTATGGGTACTTCTTTTATTTTCAATCCGGCTTGAGTCGCTATTGCTAATATTTCAATATCAAAACCCCAGCCATCTAGTGTCTGGAGTCCAAAGAGTGTACGCGCAGCCTCCTCGTTAAACATCTTAAAACCTCTCTGGCTGTCTCTGATAGACCAGCCCATAACTAGGGGTATTGCGATTTTAGACAAAGATCCAAGGAAAAAACGATAATCACACAGATCCAGTCGAGCGGATAAAAGACCGGTTGAGCCGATCACGACATCGTATCCCTGGATGATATGCTCCAAAAACTCGTCTAAGTATTCAAGAGATATCTGGCCATCGGCATCTATAAAAAATCTAACACCCCCTGACGCAGCCAGCATGCCGGTTTTTACCGCAGCGCCCTTGCCCCGATTGTGGCCGTGCGAAATTAACTTTATGTCTGACGAATTAAAATTTTTCCTTAACACTCCGGCCGTGCCGTCCGTGGAACCGTCATCGACCACGATTATCTCATTCGTGTAGCCGCGCTCTAAAAAGTATCTGTGGATGGCAGAGACAGTTTTCACTATATTCTCCGCTTCGTTGTACACAGGAATGACGGCCGAAATATACGATTGTACCCTCATGATATATATAACGTACCTTACGCA
This window contains:
- a CDS encoding class I SAM-dependent methyltransferase — its product is MDSREYWDNKIIAWEDSLSSSEGLSFVETLASKFRKPLKVRSELCLDILKKNARNKSVLELGCGSGYFAFRMRREAGPHSIVGVDVSRRAIERARRLQKELDITGGLAFIEGDANSIHLPKADITVGLGFLDYLTAEEIVALFKNLKSEYFVFTFSEKKFSLLRLLHMLYLISQRCPKHYYYTKYDMRLCAEQRHKDVRIISHHTMLFGCIIHNLPY
- a CDS encoding acylneuraminate cytidylyltransferase family protein, giving the protein MNPYILAVIPARGGSKSVPRKNIKPLGGVPLLAHMLRSALASSSLSRVVVSSEDEEVLDIAASLGGREVALRRPVELALDTTPDVPMLQHATSEIEREMGRAVDYVVQLHATTPFLTAADIDEALEMLVARREADSIVSVYEVRDFHPVKMKRVRADGFLEQYVSGTEELTTSRRQDFESVYKRNGGLYAARRSVVMELGRVWGEKVLPYIMPHERSVDINSATDFLVAEAIYRSLKERGEL
- a CDS encoding EamA family transporter, translated to MTILFLALMLSGTFALGISDVLRRKHLKDGLNDQALLVITLFLTGILLLPILVLVGIPEIEDGFWSAVAITGFLNLISQNLFVRAFKLSDASLIAPLRLIIPPLVIFTGFLFLNEKPSLAGVVGIFITMSGLWFLLGGGKIFRYQNRQSSIKDRGVAYGLIGSVLFAASFPFDKIAVVRSSALFATFFIFTSLGILTYVINMMYDRKFTTTVIESFTQHCKAHMLISLFSSVGVVLTNQALHYSLVAYASSLKRLQALWTVVIAGKFLEEREMGRRAIATLLMFIGILPSVFLN
- a CDS encoding glycosyltransferase, with amino-acid sequence MRVQSYISAVIPVYNEAENIVKTVSAIHRYFLERGYTNEIIVVDDGSTDGTAGVLRKNFNSSDIKLISHGHNRGKGAAVKTGMLAASGGVRFFIDADGQISLEYLDEFLEHIIQGYDVVIGSTGLLSARLDLCDYRFFLGSLSKIAIPLVMGWSIRDSQRGFKMFNEEAARTLFGLQTLDGWGFDIEILAIATQAGLKIKEVPITYKASKESKVRVTSYMRTLLELFTVKKNIVMGKYGQRRTDWNSYYNEQRSAPIYIKFFRKTKSKVLVDFIQKYISYPHTMRVVELGGGDSCFYSLIKDRFSPKEYHVVDNNDVSLKKFEDKFGSDTGTFLHRADVLVVQNEPQADLVFSVGLIEHFSPEDTKRAIVGHFSLLSSGGLAIIAFPTPTLLYRFARRVAVLVGKWIYHDERPLTMHEVETTVKEHGTIIEQKIIWPILLTQAVIVAKKK
- a CDS encoding polysaccharide deacetylase family protein, producing MKNILSIDTESWIHFYEDALKIKKTSSDERKIMDDGYIRHAIEKILDVLDEFEQKATFFIVAEIYDWHPRAVEEIQNRGHEIAYHTHTHPLLTKAAILERELVLSKKFIKKFNPKGFRAPLMYLPPDSWRYLKKYGFKYSSSTYDAYAVFNYEGIDEIPVSIVAYRKASVSKELPKNLTMSLLLRSIPIGSGLFMALLKARGTSYFIRKLNERGIPAILFIHPWQLYETKEIASIPFKMKLLLKNPFCLPYTSNIQKMARTLLQAHTFTSFQDYYYGQ
- a CDS encoding nucleotide sugar dehydrogenase, which gives rise to MEQTKKSIDSLILSYDQTLGQALALMNRQDPGVSELPGGIVLVVDETGKLVGIATDGDIRRALGRGATSDEPLKSVMNPQPFTVRGREEPAALFEQVVARMREGGWQKKHFEKIVVIDRDGRPIDIVWFHELWLAADVRAKRVAVIGLGYVGLTLALTFADLGFRVVGFDTNAELTALVRRKKAPFFEEGIEDLLTDHVGKRFSVLTSLDERSLADVYIIAVGTPLDREQRPQLAHLKDAANAVGRVLKRGDSVILRSTVPLGTTRDVVVPTLEKRSGLKAGEDFFVAFAPERTVEGQALSELRSLPQVVGGINRASTNAAAAIFNLMTDTVIIVDTLEEAEMVKLVNNTYRDVTFAFANEVSLICRRWGIDTQRVISAANTGYPRSMVPRPSPGVGGYCLEKDPFLYIASAHAREYTPLLARDARETNVAILTVVADEIRAFLRARRKARGRGALRVGVLGLAFKGEPPTSDMRGSPTLELVALLRKERGVTIVGYDPVVARPEIAALGIEVARTSAEVFRDADAVIVMTNHRALRSLPIRKLLALSRAGVLLFDPWALYQRDEVMKVVGVDYRML
- a CDS encoding acylneuraminate cytidylyltransferase family protein, producing the protein MNAKTTPFLKQRVILGVITARGGSKGIPGKNIKPLGGKPLIAFSIEAARGSTFLTHCIVSTDSEEIADVARTCGGKVPFVRPAELATDHAPHVPVMQHAISFMEEREGRKFDYAVILQPTSPFRTPEDIDETLRILIESGAESAVTLVEVANADHPVKAKRIENGRVLPYTMAEPEGARRQDLPTAYRRSGAVYAMRRDTIMAGRLYGESVVGHVVPRERSVDIDEPLDWLKAEWMLENLKRKGYRF